Proteins from one Lachnospiraceae bacterium KGMB03038 genomic window:
- a CDS encoding glutamate synthase subunit beta encodes MGKATGFLEYERKTGPVREPEERIRDFHEFHESLPPKEQQVQGARCMECGVPFCQFGNMLAGMASGCPLHNLVPEFNDLVYRDNLEGAYQRLQKTNCFPEFTSRVCPALCEAACTCNVNTEPVSTKENERAIIEYAFAHDLVRVGPPKARTGYRVAVVGSGPSGLAAAFQLNRRGHEVTVFERSDRVGGLLMYGIPNMKLEKWVIARRRKLMEEEGVTFVTGVEIGKDKKAKDLLKEYDRVILACGAAKARDIQAPGRELKGIRFAVDFLSEVTKTLLDSDFQSVPYSLAKGKHVIVIGGGDTGNDCVGTAIRLGAKSVTQLEMMPKPSKMRTESNPWPEWPRVLKTDYGQEESIAVFGRDPRIYQTTVREFIGNEKGQLCKIRTVGLEAKKNEKTGRLDMVPVSGSEKEIPADLVLIAAGFTGAQDEILKAFQVEKTSRGTVAEKQYETSVQRVFAAGDMRRGQSLVVWAIHEGREVAKAVDASLMGYSNLS; translated from the coding sequence ATGGGAAAAGCGACAGGATTTTTAGAATATGAGCGAAAAACAGGGCCTGTGCGGGAACCGGAAGAAAGAATCCGGGATTTCCATGAATTCCATGAAAGCCTGCCTCCAAAGGAACAGCAGGTCCAGGGGGCAAGATGTATGGAGTGCGGGGTTCCGTTCTGCCAGTTTGGCAATATGCTGGCCGGAATGGCTTCCGGCTGTCCTCTGCATAATCTGGTGCCAGAGTTTAATGATCTGGTGTATCGGGATAATCTGGAGGGCGCTTATCAGCGGCTGCAGAAGACCAATTGTTTCCCGGAATTTACCTCACGGGTATGTCCCGCTTTGTGTGAGGCGGCGTGTACCTGCAACGTAAATACAGAGCCGGTTTCCACCAAAGAAAATGAGCGGGCGATCATTGAGTACGCCTTTGCCCATGATCTGGTAAGGGTTGGTCCGCCAAAGGCGCGTACAGGCTACCGCGTGGCTGTGGTAGGGAGCGGACCTTCCGGTTTGGCGGCGGCGTTTCAGCTAAACAGGCGGGGACACGAAGTGACGGTGTTCGAGCGCAGCGACCGCGTGGGAGGACTTTTGATGTATGGAATCCCCAATATGAAGCTGGAGAAATGGGTGATCGCGCGGCGGCGGAAGCTGATGGAAGAAGAAGGAGTCACATTTGTCACAGGCGTAGAGATCGGGAAAGATAAGAAAGCAAAAGACCTTCTCAAGGAATACGACAGGGTGATCCTGGCCTGTGGAGCGGCTAAGGCAAGGGATATTCAGGCGCCGGGGAGGGAACTTAAAGGAATCCGATTTGCTGTGGATTTTCTCTCAGAAGTGACCAAGACCCTGCTGGATTCAGATTTTCAGAGTGTGCCTTATTCCCTGGCAAAGGGGAAACATGTGATCGTCATTGGAGGCGGAGATACGGGAAACGACTGCGTGGGAACGGCTATCCGTTTGGGAGCCAAATCTGTGACACAGTTAGAAATGATGCCAAAGCCTTCAAAAATGCGGACAGAATCAAATCCTTGGCCGGAGTGGCCAAGAGTCTTAAAGACCGATTACGGCCAGGAGGAATCAATCGCGGTATTTGGCCGAGATCCACGGATCTACCAGACCACCGTCCGGGAATTCATTGGAAATGAAAAGGGACAGCTCTGTAAGATCCGCACCGTAGGGCTGGAAGCAAAGAAAAACGAGAAGACAGGGCGGCTGGACATGGTCCCGGTGTCGGGAAGCGAGAAAGAAATCCCGGCCGACCTTGTCCTGATCGCCGCCGGATTTACCGGAGCTCAGGACGAGATCCTGAAAGCCTTTCAGGTGGAGAAGACCAGCAGAGGCACCGTGGCAGAGAAACAATATGAAACCTCCGTGCAGAGAGTATTCGCCGCTGGAGATATGCGAAGAGGACAATCCTTGGTAGTATGGGCCATTCATGAAGGGCGGGAAGTCGCGAAGGCGGTAGATGCTTCTCTTATGGGATATAGTAATCTGTCATAG
- the gltB gene encoding glutamate synthase large subunit, producing the protein MIGNQGLYCPMLEHENCGVGAVVNLNGEKSHKVVSQALEIVENLEHRAGKDAEGKTGDGVGILLQISDTFFQKACKKEGITIGSEGEYGIGMFFLPQNELKKNESRKMFETIVKGEGLEFLGWRKVPTKPEVLGSKAKACMPDIQQAFIAKPKDTEAGLDFDRRLYIVRREFEQSSAGTYVVSLSSRTIVYKGMFLVGQLRTFYQDLQSADYTSAIAMVHSRFSTNTEPSWERAHPNRLIVHNGEINTIQGNADKMLAREENMSSPYFEGKFSKILPVAERDGSDSAMLDNALEFLMMNGMDLPLAVMVTIPEPWANNDTISQEEKDFHQYYATMMEPWDGPASILFSDGEIMGAVLDRNGLRPSRYYLTKDNWLYLSSETGALEGIREEDIQEKGRIHPGKLLVADTVNHRLERDAELKEYYAKKQPYGEWLDQHMIELKDLKIPNQKVEQYTDETCARLRKSFGYAYEEYHDSIYGMALNGSEGITAMGVDTPLAALSKEHQPLFYYFKQRFAQVTNPPIDAVREEIVTNTSVYIGKEGNLLEERPENCQVLKVVNPILSDTDLLKIKAMDVPGFSVAEVPIICYKNTPFDKALERIFLEVDKAYKEGATIVILTDRGVDETHVAIPSLLAVSAVHHYLVRTKKSTSLSLILESGEPREVHHFATLLGYGACAVNPYLAHETIREMIEKGLLEKDYYAAVQDYDHAVLSGIVKIASKMGISTIQSYQGAQIFEAIGISQKVIDEYFTNTISRVGGITMEDIQEDVEKLHRTAFDPLGLKTDLSLESVGRHNFRSQGEHHRYNPQTIHLLQQSVWNNDYQTFKQYTSLVDQEETGYLRSLLEFEYPEEGIPLSEVESVDSIVRRFKTGAMSYGSISQEAHETLALAMNSIHGKSNSGEGGESPERLESKGTKENRCSAIKQVASGRFGVTSRYLVSADEIQIKMAQGAKPGEGGHLPGKKVYPWIAKTRYSTPGVSLISPPPHHDIYSIEDLAQLIYDLKNANKDARISVKLVSEAGVGTIASGVAKAGAQVVLISGYDGGTGAAPGSSIHNAGLPWELGLAETHQTLLKNGLRGRVRVETDGKLMSGRDVAIAAMLGAEEFGFATAPLVAIGCVMMRVCNKDTCPMGVATQNPKLRRCFKGKPEYVVHFMKFIAQELREYMARLGVRTVDELVGRSEFLKPRRAMENPRGGRIDLSAVLNHPYTAENNVQGTYDFELEKTLDEKVLVKKLGKKLETGEPGEMDVQVKNVNRAFGTIFGSEITRRYPEGLADDTYCIHCRGTGGQSFGAFIPKGLTIELRGDSNDYFGKGLSGGQLIIAPPKEAAYPAEENMIIGNVAFYGATSGKAFINGMAGERFCVRNSGAQVVVEGVGDHGCEYMTGGKAVILGPTGKNFAAGMSGGIAYVLDEKNALYRNINKEMVSMEEVSQKADKKELKNLIRQHVEKTGSPKGQKILEDFDTYLPKFKKIIPDDYKKILKLSLHYEELGMDPQQAQVEAFYESTGQKRTGGN; encoded by the coding sequence ATGATCGGAAATCAAGGACTGTATTGTCCTATGCTTGAGCATGAAAACTGTGGCGTTGGCGCGGTTGTGAATCTGAACGGGGAAAAAAGCCACAAGGTAGTCAGCCAAGCGCTGGAAATTGTGGAAAATTTGGAACACCGAGCTGGGAAAGACGCGGAAGGAAAGACGGGAGACGGCGTGGGAATCCTTTTGCAAATCTCCGACACTTTTTTTCAAAAGGCATGTAAGAAGGAAGGAATTACCATCGGCAGTGAAGGGGAATATGGAATCGGGATGTTTTTCCTGCCCCAGAATGAGCTGAAGAAAAATGAATCCCGCAAGATGTTTGAAACGATTGTCAAAGGGGAAGGATTAGAGTTCCTGGGATGGAGGAAAGTGCCTACGAAACCGGAGGTACTGGGAAGCAAGGCGAAAGCCTGTATGCCGGACATCCAGCAGGCGTTTATCGCAAAGCCCAAAGACACCGAGGCGGGATTGGATTTTGACCGGCGTCTTTATATAGTCCGCAGAGAGTTTGAACAGAGCAGCGCCGGAACTTATGTGGTCTCGCTGTCCAGCAGGACTATCGTTTATAAAGGGATGTTCCTGGTGGGACAGCTTCGGACTTTCTATCAAGATCTGCAGAGCGCAGATTACACGTCAGCCATTGCCATGGTCCATTCCCGCTTCAGCACCAACACAGAACCGAGTTGGGAAAGGGCCCACCCGAACCGCTTGATCGTGCACAACGGAGAGATCAATACGATCCAGGGGAACGCGGACAAAATGCTGGCCAGGGAGGAAAATATGTCATCGCCTTATTTTGAAGGGAAATTTTCCAAGATTCTTCCGGTGGCTGAGCGGGACGGATCGGATTCCGCTATGCTGGACAACGCTTTAGAGTTTCTGATGATGAATGGAATGGATCTGCCTCTGGCGGTAATGGTAACGATTCCGGAGCCTTGGGCCAATAACGATACTATTTCCCAGGAAGAAAAAGACTTTCACCAGTATTACGCGACCATGATGGAGCCCTGGGACGGGCCGGCTTCTATCTTGTTTAGTGACGGGGAGATTATGGGAGCGGTATTGGACCGGAATGGCCTGCGCCCTTCCCGCTATTATCTGACCAAGGACAATTGGCTTTATTTGTCTTCTGAGACAGGCGCGTTGGAAGGGATCCGGGAGGAAGATATCCAAGAAAAAGGCAGGATCCATCCGGGCAAACTGCTGGTGGCGGATACAGTGAACCATCGGCTGGAGCGCGATGCGGAACTGAAGGAATATTATGCCAAGAAGCAGCCTTATGGAGAGTGGCTGGATCAGCATATGATCGAACTGAAAGACTTGAAGATTCCCAACCAGAAGGTGGAGCAGTATACCGATGAGACCTGTGCCAGACTGCGGAAATCTTTTGGGTATGCTTATGAAGAATATCATGATTCCATCTATGGAATGGCGTTAAATGGTTCCGAGGGTATCACGGCTATGGGAGTGGACACTCCTTTGGCAGCCCTTTCGAAAGAACACCAACCGCTGTTTTATTATTTTAAACAGCGGTTTGCTCAAGTGACAAATCCGCCGATTGACGCGGTGCGGGAAGAGATTGTTACCAATACCAGCGTATATATCGGAAAAGAGGGAAATCTGCTGGAGGAGCGGCCGGAGAACTGTCAGGTATTAAAAGTGGTCAATCCCATCCTTTCTGATACAGACCTTCTGAAGATCAAGGCCATGGATGTGCCGGGGTTTTCTGTTGCTGAAGTCCCTATCATCTGCTATAAGAATACGCCTTTTGACAAGGCGCTGGAGCGGATTTTCCTGGAAGTTGATAAAGCCTACAAAGAAGGGGCGACGATCGTGATCCTAACGGACAGGGGTGTGGATGAGACCCATGTAGCCATCCCTTCTCTGTTGGCGGTTTCCGCAGTCCATCACTACCTGGTGCGAACCAAGAAGAGTACTTCGCTGTCCTTGATCCTGGAATCAGGGGAACCAAGGGAAGTGCACCATTTCGCTACTCTCCTGGGTTACGGCGCCTGCGCGGTCAATCCTTATCTGGCCCATGAGACTATTCGGGAAATGATTGAGAAAGGACTCTTAGAAAAGGATTATTACGCGGCTGTCCAGGATTATGACCATGCGGTACTTAGCGGTATCGTTAAGATCGCTTCCAAAATGGGAATCTCTACAATCCAATCCTACCAGGGAGCACAGATTTTCGAGGCCATCGGAATTTCTCAGAAAGTGATCGACGAATATTTCACCAATACCATCAGTCGGGTAGGAGGCATCACCATGGAAGATATCCAGGAGGATGTAGAGAAACTGCATCGGACGGCCTTTGATCCGCTGGGGCTTAAGACAGATTTGTCGCTGGAGAGCGTGGGACGCCATAATTTCCGCAGCCAGGGTGAGCATCACCGTTATAACCCGCAGACCATCCACCTGCTGCAGCAGTCGGTGTGGAACAATGATTATCAGACGTTCAAACAGTACACCAGCCTGGTGGATCAGGAAGAGACAGGATACTTAAGGAGCCTTTTGGAATTTGAGTATCCGGAAGAAGGGATTCCGCTGTCGGAGGTAGAGAGCGTGGATTCCATTGTCCGGCGGTTCAAGACTGGAGCCATGTCCTACGGCTCTATTTCCCAGGAGGCCCATGAAACGCTGGCGTTGGCCATGAATTCCATCCATGGGAAATCCAACAGCGGCGAGGGAGGCGAATCGCCGGAGCGGCTGGAGTCTAAAGGGACGAAAGAAAATCGCTGCTCTGCTATCAAGCAAGTGGCCAGCGGCCGTTTTGGCGTGACCAGCCGGTATCTGGTCAGCGCGGATGAAATCCAGATCAAGATGGCCCAGGGGGCGAAACCAGGAGAAGGAGGGCATCTGCCGGGAAAGAAGGTTTATCCCTGGATCGCAAAGACCCGGTATTCCACGCCGGGCGTCAGTTTGATCTCGCCGCCTCCTCACCATGACATATACTCCATTGAGGACCTGGCTCAGCTTATTTACGATCTGAAAAACGCCAACAAAGATGCCAGAATCTCTGTGAAGCTGGTATCCGAGGCGGGGGTGGGGACCATCGCCTCAGGCGTGGCAAAGGCCGGGGCTCAGGTAGTACTGATCTCCGGTTATGACGGCGGAACGGGAGCGGCGCCGGGAAGCTCCATCCACAATGCGGGGCTGCCCTGGGAGCTGGGACTTGCGGAAACCCACCAGACCTTGCTGAAGAACGGATTGCGGGGGAGAGTACGGGTGGAGACGGACGGCAAGCTGATGAGCGGCCGGGACGTGGCCATCGCGGCTATGCTGGGAGCGGAAGAGTTTGGATTTGCCACGGCTCCGTTGGTAGCCATCGGCTGCGTGATGATGCGGGTATGCAACAAAGACACCTGTCCGATGGGGGTCGCCACCCAAAATCCAAAGCTGCGCAGATGCTTCAAGGGAAAGCCGGAGTATGTGGTACATTTTATGAAATTTATTGCCCAGGAACTGCGGGAATACATGGCGCGCTTAGGAGTGCGCACGGTAGATGAGCTGGTGGGAAGGAGCGAATTCCTAAAGCCCAGAAGAGCGATGGAAAATCCGAGAGGCGGCCGGATTGATCTGAGCGCGGTGCTGAACCATCCGTATACGGCGGAAAATAATGTTCAAGGGACTTACGACTTCGAACTGGAGAAGACGCTGGATGAAAAGGTTCTGGTAAAGAAGCTTGGGAAAAAACTGGAAACAGGAGAGCCAGGGGAAATGGATGTCCAGGTAAAGAATGTAAACAGAGCCTTCGGTACGATCTTCGGGTCGGAGATCACCCGGAGGTATCCGGAAGGGCTGGCGGATGATACTTACTGTATCCACTGCCGGGGAACGGGGGGCCAGAGTTTTGGCGCGTTTATCCCGAAAGGGCTGACCATTGAGCTAAGAGGCGACAGCAACGATTACTTTGGGAAAGGACTTTCCGGAGGACAGTTGATCATTGCGCCGCCAAAAGAGGCGGCTTATCCGGCAGAAGAAAATATGATCATTGGAAATGTGGCTTTTTACGGAGCCACTTCCGGGAAAGCATTTATCAACGGAATGGCGGGAGAACGGTTCTGTGTTCGAAATTCAGGAGCCCAGGTAGTGGTTGAAGGAGTAGGAGATCACGGCTGTGAATATATGACTGGCGGGAAAGCAGTGATCCTTGGGCCTACGGGAAAGAATTTTGCCGCGGGAATGAGCGGAGGAATCGCTTATGTGCTGGATGAGAAGAACGCGCTGTACCGGAACATCAACAAGGAAATGGTGTCCATGGAAGAAGTCAGCCAGAAGGCGGACAAAAAAGAGCTGAAAAACCTGATCCGGCAGCATGTAGAGAAGACAGGATCCCCAAAAGGCCAAAAGATTTTGGAAGATTTTGATACTTACCTTCCTAAGTTTAAGAAGATCATACCGGATGATTATAAGAAGATCCTGAAATTAAGTCTGCATTATGAAGAATTGGGAATGGATCCGCAGCAGGCACAGGTGGAAGCCTTCTATGAAAGCACGGGTCAGAAACGGACAGGAGGGAACTAG
- the purF gene encoding amidophosphoribosyltransferase, with amino-acid sequence MSTDIQTIIETGVKEECGVFGIYDKSGQDVAASIYYGLCSLQHRGQESCGIAVSDTNGPQGNIAYHKNLGLVSEVFKEETLEKLHGNLGIGHVRYSTTGASVRENAQPLVLNYIKGTLALAHNGNLVNAEELKKELVYGGAVFHTTTDSEMIAYYIARERVHSKSVEEAVLRTARKLKGAYALVVTSPRKLIAVRDPFGLKPLCIGKREEAYVIASESCALSSVGAEFIRDVEPGEVVTITPEGIDSNKELQAEHADKVGACAHCVFEYIYFARLDSVIDGIKVYDARIRAGEILAQTYPVEADLVTGVPESGITAARGYAKKSKIPFELAFYKNSYIGRTFIKPTQKERESSVKLKLNVLSSVVRGKRIVLVDDSIVRGTTMANLIRMLKQAGALEVHVRISAPPFLYPCYYGTDVPSNELLIASDHTEEEIRKLVGADSLGYLKIDGLQKMVGDLEICKACFDSQYPCR; translated from the coding sequence ATGAGCACAGATATTCAGACTATCATAGAAACAGGTGTAAAAGAGGAGTGCGGGGTATTCGGGATCTACGACAAAAGCGGCCAGGATGTAGCGGCCTCGATCTACTATGGCTTATGTTCGCTGCAGCATCGGGGGCAGGAGTCCTGCGGGATTGCAGTATCCGATACAAACGGACCTCAGGGGAATATTGCCTATCACAAGAATTTGGGGCTTGTCAGCGAAGTGTTTAAGGAAGAGACGCTGGAAAAGCTCCATGGAAATCTGGGGATCGGCCATGTACGGTACTCTACTACAGGAGCATCGGTGCGGGAGAATGCGCAGCCGCTGGTACTCAATTATATCAAAGGAACTCTGGCGCTGGCCCATAATGGGAATCTGGTAAATGCGGAAGAATTAAAAAAGGAGCTGGTCTATGGAGGGGCGGTCTTCCATACGACAACGGATTCTGAGATGATCGCTTACTATATCGCAAGAGAGCGGGTACACAGCAAAAGCGTGGAGGAGGCAGTCCTGCGTACGGCAAGGAAATTGAAAGGAGCATATGCGCTGGTAGTCACAAGTCCCAGGAAGCTGATCGCGGTCCGGGACCCATTTGGCCTGAAGCCTTTATGCATTGGGAAGCGGGAGGAGGCCTATGTGATTGCTTCGGAGAGCTGCGCGCTGTCTTCCGTAGGAGCGGAATTTATCCGGGATGTGGAGCCGGGAGAGGTGGTGACGATTACCCCGGAGGGGATTGATTCTAACAAAGAACTCCAGGCAGAACATGCGGACAAGGTTGGAGCATGCGCGCACTGCGTTTTTGAATACATTTATTTTGCCCGGCTGGACAGTGTGATCGATGGGATTAAAGTGTATGACGCCAGAATCCGGGCGGGAGAAATACTGGCCCAGACCTATCCCGTGGAGGCGGACCTGGTGACTGGAGTGCCGGAATCGGGAATCACGGCGGCCAGAGGATACGCGAAGAAATCGAAGATTCCCTTTGAACTGGCGTTTTATAAAAATAGTTACATTGGCCGGACCTTTATCAAACCCACCCAGAAAGAGCGGGAGTCCAGCGTTAAGCTGAAGCTGAATGTGTTAAGCTCCGTGGTCCGTGGAAAGCGGATCGTTCTGGTGGATGATTCTATCGTACGAGGTACCACCATGGCGAATTTGATCCGGATGCTGAAACAGGCGGGGGCCCTGGAAGTCCATGTGCGGATCAGCGCGCCGCCATTTCTTTATCCCTGCTATTATGGGACAGATGTACCCTCCAATGAATTGCTGATCGCATCCGATCATACAGAAGAAGAAATCCGGAAACTAGTAGGCGCCGATTCCCTTGGGTATCTAAAGATAGACGGACTTCAGAAGATGGTAGGAGACCTGGAGATCTGCAAAGCATGCTTTGACAGTCAGTATCCTTGTCGGTAG